The Pseudomonas sp. R4-35-07 genome contains a region encoding:
- a CDS encoding TetR/AcrR family transcriptional regulator, which produces MTLTPDLSAVSDAPRKSRKNNPEKTRENILQEAIVEFVQQGLSGARVDAIAERIHTSKRMIYYYFGSKEQLYVEVLEKLYGDIRNTETRMNLTALEPREAIRRLVEFTFDHHDQNVDFVRIVSIENIHNAEYVKRTSTIKDMNSKILEGLGETLRRGAEMGLFREGLEPLDVHLLINSFSFYRVSNRHTFSEIFQIELSDEAIKQRHREMICESVLRYLQA; this is translated from the coding sequence ATGACCCTGACTCCCGACCTCTCTGCCGTGTCAGATGCACCGCGCAAGAGTCGCAAGAACAATCCGGAAAAGACCCGCGAGAATATTCTCCAGGAAGCCATTGTCGAGTTCGTTCAGCAGGGCCTGTCCGGCGCCCGCGTGGACGCCATCGCCGAGCGCATCCACACTTCCAAGCGCATGATCTATTACTACTTCGGCAGCAAGGAGCAGCTCTACGTCGAGGTGCTGGAGAAGCTCTACGGCGATATTCGCAACACCGAAACCCGCATGAACCTAACGGCCCTGGAGCCGCGCGAAGCGATCCGCCGGCTGGTGGAGTTCACCTTCGACCACCATGACCAGAACGTGGATTTCGTGCGCATTGTCAGCATCGAAAATATCCACAACGCCGAGTACGTAAAGCGCACCAGTACGATCAAGGACATGAACAGCAAAATTCTTGAGGGGCTCGGTGAGACCCTGCGTCGCGGCGCTGAAATGGGGCTGTTTCGCGAAGGGTTGGAGCCGCTGGATGTGCATCTGTTGATCAACTCGTTCAGTTTTTACCGTGTATCCAACCGGCATACCTTCAGTGAGATCTTTCAGATTGAACTGTCGGATGAGGCGATCAAGCAGCGGCACCGGGAGATGATCTGCGAGTCGGTATTGCGCTACCTGCAAGCTTGA
- the aroQ gene encoding type II 3-dehydroquinate dehydratase — protein sequence MPPIVLVLNGPNLNLLGTREPATYGHETLADIAALCGRSAEKLGLTIEFRQTNHEGELLDWIHAARARCAGIVINPAAWTHTSVAIRDALVASEVPVIEVHLSNVHAREAFRHHSFVSPIAKAVLAGFGSHGYHLALEHFSHSLKGCA from the coding sequence ATGCCGCCTATCGTGCTGGTGCTCAACGGCCCCAATCTCAACCTGCTCGGTACTCGCGAGCCTGCCACCTATGGCCACGAAACCCTGGCCGACATCGCCGCCCTCTGTGGGCGCAGCGCGGAAAAGCTCGGGCTGACCATCGAGTTTCGCCAGACCAACCACGAGGGCGAACTGCTCGACTGGATCCACGCCGCCCGCGCACGTTGCGCCGGGATCGTGATCAACCCGGCGGCCTGGACTCATACCTCGGTGGCGATTCGCGATGCGCTGGTGGCCAGCGAAGTGCCGGTGATCGAGGTGCATTTATCCAACGTGCATGCCCGTGAGGCGTTTCGTCATCACTCCTTTGTCTCGCCCATCGCCAAGGCGGTGCTGGCCGGGTTTGGCAGCCATGGCTACCACTTGGCCCTGGAACATTTCAGCCACTCGTTGAAAGGATGCGCCTGA
- a CDS encoding DUF2442 domain-containing protein — protein sequence MKKIVKAKVKPYVPLSDADVDKAIARGRKLKRLYANASNVRYQDDCISIGFSDGSRVMLPVAGLPEFEKFSQQDFQQLEVGFGGKALCCEAQDLDVSITGLIATSQPLMDLATSLVASRNGRKRSAAKSAAARANGKKGGRPRKEVLEPGDSTDT from the coding sequence ATGAAGAAAATCGTAAAAGCCAAAGTCAAACCCTACGTGCCTCTCAGCGATGCTGACGTCGACAAGGCAATCGCCCGTGGGCGCAAGCTGAAACGTCTGTATGCCAACGCCAGCAACGTGCGCTATCAAGACGACTGCATCTCCATTGGCTTCAGCGATGGCAGCCGTGTCATGTTGCCGGTGGCCGGTCTGCCGGAGTTCGAGAAGTTTTCGCAGCAGGATTTCCAGCAATTGGAGGTGGGTTTCGGCGGCAAGGCGCTTTGCTGCGAGGCCCAGGACCTGGACGTTTCGATCACTGGCCTTATCGCCACAAGCCAGCCTCTGATGGACCTCGCCACGAGCCTGGTAGCCTCCCGAAACGGTCGCAAACGCAGCGCCGCCAAATCGGCCGCCGCCCGGGCCAATGGCAAGAAGGGCGGCCGGCCGCGCAAGGAAGTGTTGGAACCCGGCGACTCGACGGACACATGA
- a CDS encoding lipoprotein, producing the protein MKKILFALSALALLSACDKTPKEAPKPAPASVQATLVPETPPTDKWVGKWIGVEGLNLSIAKDDSIGRGHYILTMQYGLDADASGTFKGQATDEGIAFTRPDGPQVLRAGDGAATGLKWLADKKDCLIVASGEGYCR; encoded by the coding sequence ATGAAAAAAATCCTGTTTGCCCTGTCTGCCCTCGCCTTGCTCTCTGCCTGCGATAAAACGCCGAAAGAAGCCCCCAAGCCCGCCCCCGCGTCCGTGCAGGCGACCCTGGTACCGGAAACGCCACCCACCGATAAATGGGTCGGCAAGTGGATCGGCGTCGAAGGCTTGAATCTGAGCATCGCCAAGGACGACAGCATCGGCCGCGGTCATTACATCCTGACCATGCAATATGGCCTGGATGCCGATGCGTCCGGCACGTTCAAGGGCCAGGCAACCGACGAAGGCATCGCCTTCACCCGCCCGGACGGCCCGCAGGTGCTGCGCGCCGGGGATGGCGCAGCCACTGGCTTGAAATGGCTGGCCGATAAAAAAGACTGCCTGATTGTCGCCAGCGGCGAAGGCTATTGCCGCTGA
- a CDS encoding DUF4160 domain-containing protein, with the protein MRVGAYKGYVISVFLRDEHCPPHVHVRGRAWDARFRFSFLDGDVELWDVNPERCRPPKAVLEELREAIMQRHYLARARRIWWENLQTVCLENHSWDWETSELLPGLIIRRGVYVIARARHDVVGQKTILSLVRAPGSVEIEL; encoded by the coding sequence ATGAGAGTAGGTGCTTACAAGGGATATGTAATCTCGGTATTTCTCAGGGATGAGCATTGCCCGCCTCATGTGCATGTCAGGGGAAGGGCGTGGGATGCGCGCTTTCGTTTCAGTTTTCTGGATGGGGACGTGGAGCTGTGGGATGTAAACCCTGAACGCTGCCGACCACCCAAGGCGGTCTTGGAGGAATTACGCGAGGCAATAATGCAGCGGCACTACTTGGCACGGGCACGCAGGATCTGGTGGGAAAACCTTCAAACAGTTTGCCTGGAGAACCATTCTTGGGATTGGGAAACCAGTGAGTTGTTGCCGGGGTTGATCATTCGGCGGGGTGTTTATGTGATCGCACGTGCGCGGCACGATGTCGTGGGGCAAAAAACAATTTTGAGCCTGGTCAGGGCACCAGGGTCTGTGGAGATTGAATTATGA
- the quiC gene encoding 3-dehydroshikimate dehydratase QuiC, whose translation MQRSIATVSLSGTLPEKLEAIAAAGFDGVEIFENDLLYYDGSPREVRQMCADLGIAITLFQPFRDFEGCRRDRLARNLERAERKFDLMQELGTDLVLVCSNASADCVGDERILLDDLSLLAEHAGRRGLRIGYEALAWGKHVNTWQQVWNLVRQVDHPSLGVLLDSFHTLSLKGDPSGIAEIPGDKIFFVQMADAPILAMDVLEWSRHFRCFPGQGEFDLAGFLAPIIQSGYTGPLSLEIFNDGFRAAPTRANAADGLRSLLYLEEKTRQRLAAEQPAAPVDILFETPAASEYDGIEFLEFAVDESLGAKLTHWLERLGFAKAGQHRSKNVSLLRQGDINLILNCEPYSFAHNFFEAHGPSLCATAIRVKDSAKALERAVAYKGQPYRGLVGPNELELAAVRAPDGSLIYLVDQSEGGLYDTDFNLQPVTASGGLLRIDHMAMALPADSLDSWVLFYKSLLDFEADDEVVLPDPYGLVKSRALRSRCSSIRLPLNISENRNTAISHALSSYRGSGVHHIAFDCADIFAEVRRAKEAGVPLLDIPLNYYDDLAARFDFDDEFLSELAYYNVLYDRDAQGGELFHVYTEAFEGRFFFEIIQRKNGYAGYGAANVAVRLAAMAKSRSGAVRQARL comes from the coding sequence ATGCAACGTTCCATCGCTACCGTGTCGTTGAGCGGCACCCTGCCGGAAAAGCTCGAAGCCATTGCCGCCGCCGGGTTTGATGGCGTTGAGATCTTTGAAAACGACCTGCTGTACTACGACGGCAGCCCGCGTGAAGTCCGGCAGATGTGCGCCGACTTGGGCATCGCCATTACCTTGTTCCAGCCGTTTCGAGACTTCGAGGGCTGCCGCCGTGATCGTCTGGCGCGCAACCTCGAGCGCGCCGAGCGCAAATTCGATCTGATGCAGGAGCTGGGCACCGACTTGGTGCTGGTGTGCAGTAATGCCTCGGCCGATTGCGTGGGCGATGAACGCATCCTGCTGGACGACCTCAGCCTGCTGGCCGAACACGCGGGCCGCCGTGGCTTGCGAATCGGCTATGAAGCGCTGGCCTGGGGCAAACATGTGAACACCTGGCAGCAGGTGTGGAACCTGGTGCGTCAGGTGGACCATCCCAGCCTGGGCGTGCTGCTCGACAGCTTCCACACCTTATCGCTCAAGGGCGACCCGAGTGGCATCGCCGAGATCCCCGGCGACAAAATCTTCTTCGTGCAAATGGCCGACGCGCCGATCCTGGCCATGGATGTGCTGGAGTGGAGCCGGCATTTTCGCTGCTTCCCCGGCCAGGGTGAGTTCGACCTGGCTGGGTTTCTCGCTCCGATCATCCAGAGTGGCTACACCGGGCCGTTGTCCCTGGAGATTTTCAACGACGGCTTTCGCGCCGCACCGACTCGGGCCAATGCGGCGGATGGTTTGCGCTCGTTGCTGTACCTGGAAGAGAAAACCCGCCAGCGCCTGGCGGCGGAACAACCCGCCGCGCCCGTGGATATCCTGTTCGAGACCCCGGCGGCCAGCGAGTACGACGGCATCGAATTCCTCGAATTTGCGGTGGATGAAAGCCTCGGCGCCAAGCTGACCCATTGGTTGGAACGCCTGGGCTTCGCCAAGGCCGGCCAGCATCGCTCCAAGAACGTGAGCCTGTTGCGCCAGGGCGATATCAACCTGATCCTCAATTGCGAACCTTATTCCTTTGCCCACAACTTTTTCGAGGCCCATGGGCCGTCGTTGTGTGCCACGGCGATTCGGGTCAAGGACAGCGCCAAGGCGCTGGAGCGGGCGGTGGCTTACAAGGGCCAGCCCTATCGCGGCCTGGTCGGGCCCAATGAACTGGAGTTGGCGGCCGTGCGCGCGCCGGATGGCAGCTTGATTTACCTGGTGGACCAAAGCGAAGGCGGGCTATACGACACCGATTTCAACCTGCAACCCGTCACCGCCAGCGGCGGCTTGCTGCGCATCGACCATATGGCCATGGCCCTGCCGGCCGACAGCCTCGACAGCTGGGTGCTGTTCTACAAAAGCTTGCTGGATTTTGAAGCCGATGACGAAGTGGTGCTGCCCGACCCTTACGGCCTGGTCAAAAGCCGCGCACTGCGCAGCCGCTGCAGTTCGATTCGCCTGCCGCTGAATATTTCCGAGAACCGCAATACCGCCATTTCCCACGCGCTTTCGAGCTATCGCGGCTCGGGCGTGCACCACATTGCCTTCGATTGCGCGGATATTTTCGCCGAGGTGCGCCGGGCCAAGGAGGCCGGGGTGCCGCTGTTGGATATCCCGCTCAACTACTACGACGATTTGGCCGCACGCTTTGATTTCGACGATGAGTTCCTCAGCGAGCTGGCGTACTACAACGTGCTGTACGACCGCGACGCCCAGGGCGGTGAGCTGTTTCATGTCTACACCGAAGCCTTCGAGGGGCGGTTTTTCTTCGAGATCATCCAGCGCAAGAACGGCTATGCCGGTTATGGCGCGGCCAACGTGGCGGTGCGTTTGGCAGCGATGGCCAAGTCACGCAGCGGTGCGGTGCGTCAGGCGCGTTTATAA
- a CDS encoding shikimate dehydrogenase: protein MKPRVLAGLIGAGIQASRTPALHEQEGDAQGLRYLYRLIDLQALRLDSHALPELLRAAEQMHFTGLNITYPCKQAILPLLDELSDEAKGIGAVNTVVFKDGKRIGHNTDCLGFAEGFRRNLNDVPRQRVVQMGAGGAGAAVAHALLAEGVEQLSIFDLDSLRARELVDNLARRFGTGRAQVGSDLINAMAEADGLVNTTPMGMAKLPGTPVPPALLHAGLWVAEIVYFPLETELLRDARALGCRTLDGGNMAVFQAVKAFELFSGEAADAGRMLAHFQSMES from the coding sequence ATGAAACCACGCGTTCTCGCCGGCCTGATCGGCGCCGGCATCCAGGCCTCCCGCACGCCCGCCCTGCATGAGCAGGAAGGTGACGCCCAGGGCCTGCGCTACCTGTATCGCCTGATCGACCTGCAAGCGCTACGCCTGGACAGCCACGCCCTGCCCGAGCTGCTACGTGCCGCCGAGCAGATGCATTTCACCGGCTTGAACATTACCTACCCGTGCAAGCAGGCGATCCTGCCGTTGCTCGATGAATTGTCCGACGAGGCAAAGGGCATTGGCGCGGTCAACACCGTGGTATTCAAAGACGGCAAGCGCATCGGCCATAACACCGATTGCCTGGGGTTCGCCGAGGGTTTCCGCCGCAACTTGAATGACGTGCCACGCCAACGCGTAGTGCAGATGGGCGCCGGCGGTGCGGGCGCGGCAGTGGCGCATGCGCTGCTGGCCGAGGGCGTTGAACAGCTGAGCATTTTTGACCTGGACAGCCTCCGCGCCCGCGAACTTGTGGATAACCTCGCCCGGCGTTTTGGCACCGGTCGTGCCCAGGTCGGCAGCGACTTGATCAATGCCATGGCGGAGGCGGACGGCCTGGTCAACACCACACCGATGGGCATGGCCAAGCTGCCCGGCACACCGGTGCCCCCCGCGTTATTACATGCAGGGCTGTGGGTGGCGGAAATCGTGTATTTCCCATTGGAAACCGAGTTGCTGCGCGACGCACGCGCCTTGGGTTGCCGCACGTTGGATGGCGGCAATATGGCGGTGTTTCAGGCGGTGAAGGCGTTTGAGCTATTCAGTGGCGAGGCGGCGGATGCTGGCAGGATGTTGGCGCACTTCCAGAGCATGGAAAGCTGA
- a CDS encoding DMT family transporter, with the protein MTVSTPLSGVNHPFKGILLIVLATFLFSSHDALSKYLAGFYPIVMVVWARYMVHTLLMAGIFLPQSGLRVLRSKRPGMQVVRALCLLGTSLFFTTALHYIPLAEATAVNFLAPILVTALSVPLLGEHVTRGQWLAVICGFVGVVIIIHPGGELFTPAVLLPLCSALFFCFYQLLTRILSQYDSPTTSNFFAGLCNTLVMSAMVPFFWQVPTLWHGVMMLALGTCGMTAHLMLTQAFRFAAPALLAPFGYCQIVFAGLLGWLVFSHTPDMTTVVGIGVICMSGLAAAWQQRRR; encoded by the coding sequence ATGACTGTCAGTACCCCGCTTTCCGGCGTCAACCATCCCTTCAAAGGCATCCTGCTGATTGTGCTGGCGACGTTCCTGTTCTCCAGCCACGATGCCCTGTCCAAATACCTGGCCGGGTTCTACCCGATCGTGATGGTGGTGTGGGCGCGGTACATGGTGCACACCTTGCTGATGGCCGGGATCTTCCTGCCGCAATCGGGCCTGCGCGTGCTGCGCAGCAAACGGCCGGGGATGCAGGTGGTGCGGGCGTTGTGCTTGTTGGGCACCAGCCTGTTCTTCACCACAGCGCTGCATTACATCCCGTTGGCGGAAGCCACGGCGGTGAATTTCCTTGCGCCGATCCTGGTGACGGCGCTCTCGGTGCCCCTGCTCGGCGAGCACGTCACGCGTGGCCAATGGCTGGCGGTGATCTGCGGGTTTGTCGGCGTGGTGATCATCATCCATCCGGGCGGTGAGCTGTTCACCCCGGCGGTGCTGCTGCCACTGTGCTCGGCGCTGTTCTTCTGCTTCTACCAACTGCTCACGCGCATCCTCAGCCAATACGACAGCCCCACCACCAGCAACTTCTTCGCCGGCCTGTGCAACACCCTGGTGATGAGTGCGATGGTGCCGTTCTTCTGGCAGGTGCCGACCCTGTGGCATGGGGTGATGATGCTGGCGCTGGGCACCTGTGGGATGACCGCGCACTTGATGCTCACCCAGGCGTTCCGCTTCGCGGCGCCGGCCTTGCTGGCGCCGTTCGGCTATTGCCAGATCGTGTTTGCGGGGTTGTTGGGTTGGCTGGTGTTCAGCCATACCCCCGACATGACCACGGTGGTCGGTATCGGGGTGATCTGCATGAGCGGCTTGGCCGCTGCCTGGCAGCAGCGGCGGCGTTGA
- a CDS encoding neutral zinc metallopeptidase, translating into MLWKKGRRSDNVVDARDDSGGGGGGMRFGGGKGLSLTAIVLIVGIGWLTGQDPMQILGQLTGQMEQAPSVSTQSRQAPPANDEQADFVRAVLGDTEDTWGQVFQENGLAYKNPKLILFRGRVNSACGGATSASGPFYCPADQQVYLDLDFFREMSQRFQAAGDFAQAYVIAHEVGHHVQTLLGISSKIQAARQQGRPMQGDGGLLVRQELQADCFAGVWANRAQKRLNWLEPGDIEEALNAANAIGDDRLQQQGQGRVVPDSFTHGTSAQRVRWFKTGFAQGQISQCDTFTAKSL; encoded by the coding sequence ATGCTATGGAAAAAAGGCCGACGCAGCGACAACGTGGTCGATGCCCGCGATGACAGCGGCGGCGGCGGTGGCGGGATGCGCTTCGGTGGCGGCAAGGGCCTGAGCCTGACCGCTATCGTGCTGATTGTCGGCATCGGCTGGCTCACCGGCCAGGACCCGATGCAGATCCTCGGCCAATTGACCGGCCAGATGGAGCAGGCGCCGTCGGTCAGCACGCAATCGCGTCAGGCTCCGCCGGCCAACGACGAGCAGGCCGACTTCGTGCGCGCGGTGCTGGGCGACACCGAAGACACCTGGGGCCAGGTGTTCCAGGAGAACGGCCTGGCTTACAAGAACCCGAAACTGATCCTGTTCCGTGGCCGGGTGAACTCCGCCTGCGGTGGCGCCACCTCGGCCAGCGGCCCGTTCTACTGCCCGGCTGACCAGCAGGTGTACCTGGACCTGGATTTTTTCCGTGAAATGTCGCAACGCTTCCAGGCCGCCGGCGATTTCGCCCAGGCGTATGTAATCGCCCACGAAGTCGGGCACCACGTACAAACCCTGCTTGGCATCTCGTCCAAAATCCAGGCCGCGCGCCAGCAGGGCCGGCCGATGCAGGGCGACGGCGGCCTACTGGTCCGCCAGGAGCTGCAGGCTGACTGCTTTGCCGGCGTCTGGGCCAACCGCGCGCAAAAACGCCTGAACTGGCTGGAACCCGGCGATATCGAAGAAGCACTGAATGCCGCCAACGCCATCGGCGATGACCGCCTGCAGCAACAGGGCCAAGGGCGCGTGGTGCCGGACTCGTTTACCCACGGCACGTCGGCTCAGCGCGTGCGCTGGTTCAAGACCGGCTTCGCTCAGGGCCAGATCTCCCAATGCGACACCTTTACGGCCAAGAGTCTTTAA
- a CDS encoding MFS transporter has product MPLQNSALAARPGTPHAGIGDKIRGALAVGKTRWGMLALVFFATTLNYIDRAALGVMQPILAKEMSWTAMDYANINFWFQVGYAIGFVLQGRLIDRVGVKRVFFCAVLLWSLATGAHGLATSAVGFMVCRFILGLTEAANYPACVKTTRLWFPAGERAVATGIFNAGTNVGAMMTPMLLPLILHVWGWQAAFLCMSALGGIWLVLWGLKYYNPEEHPTVKQSELDYVQQEVEPEQPRVPFSRILRMRGTWAFALAYSLTAPVFWFYLYWLPPFLNQQYNLGINVTQMGIPLIIIYLTADFGSVGGGILSSFLIGRGMNSIKARLLSMFLFACCIVGVIMAAGSSQLWVAVFAISLAIGAHQAWTANIWSLVMDYTPKHMMSTVFGFGGMCAAIGGMFMTQIVGHILTVTNNNYTLLFTLIPAMYFIALVWMYFMAPRKIPTVEV; this is encoded by the coding sequence ATGCCTCTGCAAAATTCCGCCCTGGCCGCGCGCCCCGGCACCCCGCACGCCGGCATCGGCGACAAGATCCGCGGCGCCCTGGCCGTGGGTAAAACCCGCTGGGGCATGCTGGCCCTGGTGTTCTTCGCCACCACCCTCAACTACATCGACCGCGCCGCCCTGGGCGTGATGCAACCGATTCTGGCCAAGGAAATGAGCTGGACGGCGATGGACTACGCCAATATCAACTTCTGGTTCCAGGTCGGCTACGCCATCGGCTTTGTGCTGCAGGGCCGCTTGATCGACCGGGTAGGCGTCAAGCGCGTGTTTTTCTGCGCGGTGCTGTTGTGGAGCCTGGCCACCGGCGCACACGGCCTGGCTACCTCAGCCGTCGGCTTCATGGTCTGCCGGTTTATCCTCGGGTTGACCGAGGCCGCCAACTACCCGGCGTGCGTGAAAACCACGCGACTGTGGTTTCCGGCCGGCGAGCGCGCGGTGGCGACGGGCATTTTCAACGCCGGCACCAACGTCGGCGCGATGATGACGCCCATGCTGCTGCCGTTGATCCTGCACGTGTGGGGCTGGCAGGCGGCGTTCCTGTGCATGTCGGCGCTCGGGGGTATCTGGCTGGTGTTGTGGGGCTTGAAGTACTACAACCCGGAAGAGCATCCCACCGTTAAACAATCCGAATTGGACTATGTGCAACAGGAAGTCGAGCCGGAACAACCCCGCGTACCGTTCAGCCGCATCCTGCGCATGCGCGGCACCTGGGCCTTCGCGCTGGCATACTCGCTGACCGCGCCGGTGTTCTGGTTCTACCTGTACTGGCTGCCGCCATTCCTGAACCAGCAATACAACCTGGGCATCAACGTGACGCAGATGGGCATTCCGCTGATCATCATCTACCTCACCGCCGACTTCGGCAGCGTGGGCGGCGGCATTCTGTCCTCGTTCCTGATCGGTCGCGGGATGAACTCGATCAAGGCACGGCTGCTGTCGATGTTCTTGTTCGCCTGCTGCATCGTCGGCGTGATCATGGCGGCCGGCTCCAGCCAATTGTGGGTCGCGGTGTTCGCCATCTCCCTGGCCATCGGCGCGCACCAGGCCTGGACCGCCAACATCTGGAGCCTGGTGATGGACTACACGCCCAAGCACATGATGAGCACGGTGTTCGGCTTCGGCGGCATGTGCGCGGCCATCGGCGGCATGTTCATGACCCAGATCGTCGGCCATATCCTGACCGTGACCAACAACAACTACACGCTGTTGTTCACCCTGATTCCGGCGATGTATTTCATCGCACTCGTGTGGATGTACTTCATGGCGCCGCGCAAGATTCCTACGGTAGAGGTGTAA
- the trmA gene encoding tRNA (uridine(54)-C5)-methyltransferase TrmA → MTFDAAHYTAQLQDKVTRLRDLLAPFDAPEPQVFDSSLQHFRLRAEFRLWREGGERHYAMFAQDDKRTPILIEAFPIASQRINQLMPQLKAAWQASAALSHKLFQVEFLTTLAGDAMITLCYHRPLDEHWHTAANKLAAELNVSIIGRSKGKRDVIGRDYVVEKLEVGGRTFSYRQPEGAFTQPNGTVNQKMLNWAYDALGDRPDDLLELYCGNGNFTLPLATRVRKVLATEISKTSVNAALSNLDENAVDNVTLVRLSAEELTAALNEVRPFRRLHGIDLKSYAFGSVFVDPPRAGMDPDTCELTRRFDNILYISCNPETLAANIAQLHDTHRITQCAMFDQFPWTHHMESGVLLTRR, encoded by the coding sequence ATGACTTTCGACGCCGCACACTACACCGCTCAACTGCAAGACAAGGTCACGCGCCTGCGTGACCTGCTGGCACCGTTCGACGCCCCCGAGCCGCAGGTTTTCGACTCGTCGCTGCAGCACTTCCGCCTGCGCGCGGAGTTCCGCCTGTGGCGCGAAGGCGGCGAGCGCCACTACGCGATGTTCGCCCAGGACGACAAGCGCACGCCGATCCTGATCGAAGCGTTTCCCATCGCCAGCCAGCGCATCAACCAGTTGATGCCGCAGCTCAAGGCCGCCTGGCAAGCCAGTGCCGCCCTGAGCCACAAACTGTTCCAGGTGGAGTTCCTCACCACCCTGGCCGGCGACGCGATGATCACCCTGTGCTATCACCGCCCGCTGGATGAACACTGGCACACCGCAGCGAACAAGCTGGCGGCTGAGCTGAACGTGAGCATCATTGGCCGTTCCAAGGGCAAGCGCGATGTGATCGGCCGCGACTACGTGGTGGAAAAACTCGAGGTCGGTGGCCGCACCTTCAGCTACCGCCAACCCGAAGGCGCCTTCACCCAGCCCAACGGCACGGTGAACCAGAAGATGCTCAACTGGGCGTACGACGCCCTGGGTGATCGCCCGGACGACTTGCTGGAGCTGTACTGCGGCAACGGCAACTTCACCCTGCCGCTGGCGACCCGCGTGCGTAAGGTGCTGGCCACTGAAATCAGCAAGACCTCAGTGAATGCGGCGTTGAGCAACCTCGATGAAAATGCCGTGGATAACGTCACCCTGGTGCGCCTCTCCGCCGAAGAACTCACCGCGGCCCTGAATGAAGTGCGCCCGTTCCGCCGTCTGCACGGCATCGACCTGAAAAGCTACGCATTCGGCAGCGTCTTCGTCGACCCGCCCCGCGCCGGCATGGACCCGGACACCTGCGAACTGACCCGGCGCTTCGACAACATCCTGTATATCTCCTGCAACCCCGAAACACTGGCAGCGAACATCGCGCAGTTGCACGACACGCACCGCATTACCCAATGCGCAATGTTTGACCAGTTTCCGTGGACGCATCATATGGAATCGGGGGTGTTGCTGACCCGTCGATAA